A genomic region of Clostridia bacterium contains the following coding sequences:
- a CDS encoding YjfB family protein: MDIAALSIGLSQMKVAQQASISVMKMAMNTGQTQMNDLLKMMQVNAKVMEQSVNPHVGSYIDIKL; the protein is encoded by the coding sequence GTGGACATAGCAGCATTATCGATTGGACTTAGTCAGATGAAAGTAGCTCAACAAGCCAGTATTTCAGTAATGAAAATGGCAATGAATACGGGACAAACACAAATGAATGACTTATTAAAAATGATGCAGGTTAATGCAAAAGTAATGGAGCAATCAGTAAATCCACATGTAGGGAGTTATATTGATATAAAATTATAG
- a CDS encoding N-6 DNA methylase — protein sequence MSTIDNIIKVLGYDQSEFLFYRNDFLSKRENNNLSLHAYRVIRELNPYAVYCVENKPFVLFFEYEYNSREYLKTLFKKIWNAQIPVVIISFEGHIEIYNGCSLNTEDHELLHVESVSNEFLSDTSIFSFWNISSPRFWHIYAKKFSTPTLDTVMLNNIKYITNVLKRSPCAPFAVQIILRLIFIRFLIDRGVDLNYKKFNSDIAKSRDYLLEVMESKDELYSLFSHLKRKFNGNLFELYKDIKSGKSECDILDSSSLAVLRDFMSGELVLDTGQYSLFPLYDFNIIHIELISAIYERFLGEVKQKEDKAFYTPPYLVDYVLDQTIKPHLKNNLTCTVLDPACGSGIFLVQTARNLIENSLYEEENIIYDDLLVNIVTNNIFGIDKNSEAIDVAIFSIYLTILDYKDPKTLKDFKLPMLKGKNFFVCDFFSEEVDYLLRDKHFDFIIGNPPWGRVDDGLHIEYCKKNNLPLQNNEISRSFIGRTKDFSQQNTTCCLIVTSKLFYNMKSKAVEFREWLLTKAQIIKYIELAAVRELIFVNSIGPAAIVFYKFNSNEEENKNNEICHLVLKPNIFFKLFSVIVIEKNDYKYIKQALLLENDWAWKTIVFGTTQDFFTIKSLKSKYPSIKDIIDDNRFIYQTGIQTSDGDMDAEHLIGRPLIDSKKGISAFKVDTSFCTIFNKKKIHRIRDKRLFKPPYVLIKKGFDTKTYKLRAVYSEEEFLYR from the coding sequence ATGAGCACAATTGATAATATCATAAAAGTGTTAGGATATGATCAATCAGAATTTTTGTTTTATAGAAACGACTTTTTATCAAAAAGAGAAAATAATAATTTATCATTACATGCGTATAGAGTTATCAGGGAACTGAACCCATATGCAGTTTATTGTGTTGAAAACAAACCATTTGTACTCTTTTTTGAATATGAATATAATAGCAGAGAATATTTAAAAACTTTGTTTAAAAAAATATGGAATGCTCAAATACCTGTTGTAATTATAAGTTTCGAAGGTCATATTGAAATTTATAACGGATGCTCGCTAAATACAGAAGATCATGAATTACTTCATGTTGAAAGCGTAAGTAATGAGTTTCTTAGTGATACGAGCATATTTTCATTTTGGAATATTTCAAGCCCTAGATTCTGGCATATTTATGCTAAGAAATTTTCAACACCAACGCTTGATACTGTAATGCTAAATAATATTAAATACATAACTAATGTTTTAAAAAGAAGTCCTTGTGCCCCTTTTGCTGTTCAAATTATTCTGAGATTAATATTTATAAGATTCTTGATAGATAGAGGTGTTGATTTAAATTACAAAAAATTTAATAGTGATATAGCTAAATCTAGAGATTACCTATTGGAAGTTATGGAGTCAAAAGATGAACTTTATAGTTTGTTTTCACATTTAAAAAGAAAATTTAATGGTAATCTATTCGAGTTATACAAAGACATCAAAAGTGGCAAAAGTGAGTGCGATATACTGGATAGTTCATCTTTAGCGGTTTTACGTGATTTTATGTCTGGTGAACTTGTACTAGATACAGGGCAATATTCTTTATTCCCATTATACGATTTCAATATTATACATATAGAATTGATAAGTGCTATTTACGAACGCTTTTTAGGAGAAGTTAAACAAAAAGAAGATAAAGCTTTTTATACTCCACCTTACCTTGTAGATTATGTTTTAGACCAGACAATTAAGCCGCATTTGAAAAATAATTTGACCTGTACGGTACTTGATCCTGCATGCGGCTCAGGAATATTCCTTGTACAAACAGCACGAAATCTTATTGAGAATAGTTTATATGAAGAAGAGAATATAATTTATGATGATTTATTGGTTAATATTGTAACTAATAATATTTTTGGCATTGATAAAAACTCGGAAGCGATTGATGTTGCTATATTTTCTATTTATTTAACTATACTGGATTACAAAGATCCTAAAACATTAAAAGATTTTAAACTACCTATGCTTAAAGGTAAAAACTTTTTCGTATGTGATTTTTTCTCTGAAGAGGTTGATTATCTTTTAAGGGATAAGCATTTTGATTTTATAATAGGGAATCCGCCATGGGGTAGAGTAGATGATGGTCTACATATTGAGTACTGCAAAAAGAATAATTTACCTTTGCAAAATAATGAAATTTCAAGGAGTTTTATTGGAAGAACGAAAGATTTTTCACAACAAAATACAACATGTTGTTTAATAGTTACCTCTAAGTTGTTTTATAATATGAAATCAAAGGCAGTTGAGTTTAGAGAATGGCTTTTAACAAAAGCTCAAATAATCAAATATATTGAATTAGCGGCTGTAAGAGAGTTGATATTTGTTAATTCAATAGGTCCTGCAGCGATAGTGTTTTATAAATTTAATTCTAATGAGGAAGAAAACAAAAATAATGAAATTTGTCATTTGGTTTTAAAACCAAACATATTTTTCAAACTTTTTAGCGTTATAGTTATAGAAAAGAACGATTATAAGTATATAAAGCAAGCACTTTTGCTAGAAAATGATTGGGCATGGAAAACTATTGTTTTCGGGACTACTCAGGATTTTTTTACAATAAAAAGCTTAAAGAGCAAATATCCATCAATCAAAGATATTATTGATGACAATAGATTTATCTATCAGACAGGTATACAAACATCTGATGGCGATATGGATGCAGAACATCTAATAGGAAGGCCTTTGATTGATTCAAAAAAGGGCATTTCTGCTTTT